The Corynebacterium jeddahense genome has a window encoding:
- a CDS encoding MFS transporter, with product MTTEQQPTRTERLDRLPVTPKHKRLLLGSGLGWALDAMDVGLVSFIIAALAAQWELDKSTTSWIASVGFIGMAIGASLGGLLADKIGRRQVFAATLLVYGLATGASALAWSVASLMVFRFFVGLGLGAELPVASTLVSEFSPRKVRGRMVVWLEAFWAVGWIFAAVIGTFVVTQGDSGWRWGFALGAVPALYAIYVRMGLPESVRFLESKGRHAEAEAIVRSFEAEADPSQYDTATAPREEPVRGGIWGPDLRRRTAAFWVVWFCVSLAYYGAFIWIPSLLVEQGFSLVRSFAFTLVITLAQLPGYAAAAWLIEVWGRRTTLAVFLAGSAVSAFVYGMATAEWQIIAAGCLLSFFNLGAWGALYAIGPELYPTAVRATGTGAGAAFGRIGSILAPLIVPPVLALGGSPAVFGLFAAAFALACAAAFTLPEQRGVALG from the coding sequence ATGACCACTGAACAGCAGCCCACCCGCACCGAGCGCCTCGACAGGCTCCCGGTCACCCCCAAGCACAAGCGGCTCCTCCTCGGCTCCGGCCTCGGCTGGGCGCTCGACGCGATGGACGTCGGCCTCGTGTCCTTCATCATCGCCGCGCTCGCCGCCCAGTGGGAGCTGGACAAGTCCACCACCAGCTGGATCGCGTCCGTCGGGTTCATCGGCATGGCCATCGGCGCGTCGCTCGGTGGCCTGCTCGCGGACAAGATCGGGCGGCGCCAGGTGTTCGCCGCCACGCTGCTCGTCTACGGCCTGGCCACGGGCGCGTCCGCGCTCGCCTGGTCGGTGGCGTCGCTCATGGTGTTCCGCTTCTTCGTCGGCCTCGGACTCGGCGCGGAGCTGCCGGTGGCATCCACACTGGTAAGCGAGTTCTCCCCGCGGAAGGTGCGCGGTCGGATGGTCGTCTGGCTCGAGGCGTTTTGGGCGGTGGGCTGGATATTTGCGGCGGTGATCGGAACGTTCGTCGTTACGCAGGGCGATAGTGGCTGGCGCTGGGGCTTCGCGCTCGGCGCGGTGCCGGCGCTCTACGCCATCTACGTGCGCATGGGGTTGCCGGAATCGGTGCGGTTCCTGGAGTCGAAGGGCCGCCACGCGGAGGCTGAGGCAATCGTGCGGTCCTTCGAGGCGGAGGCCGACCCGTCACAGTACGACACCGCCACCGCGCCCCGCGAGGAGCCCGTCCGCGGCGGCATCTGGGGCCCCGACCTGCGACGCCGCACCGCCGCGTTCTGGGTCGTGTGGTTCTGCGTCTCGCTCGCCTACTACGGCGCGTTCATCTGGATCCCGTCACTGCTGGTGGAGCAGGGGTTCTCGCTCGTGCGCTCGTTCGCGTTCACGCTCGTCATCACCCTCGCCCAGCTACCGGGGTACGCCGCCGCGGCCTGGCTCATCGAGGTCTGGGGCCGCCGCACGACGCTCGCGGTTTTCCTCGCGGGCTCGGCCGTCTCGGCGTTCGTGTACGGCATGGCCACGGCCGAGTGGCAGATCATCGCCGCCGGCTGCCTGCTCAGCTTCTTCAACCTCGGCGCGTGGGGCGCGCTCTACGCCATCGGGCCGGAGCTCTATCCCACCGCCGTGCGTGCCACCGGCACCGGCGCGGGCGCCGCGTTCGGTCGCATCGGCTCCATCCTCGCCCCGCTCATCGTCCCACCGGTGCTCGCACTCGGCG